In bacterium, one DNA window encodes the following:
- a CDS encoding NADH-quinone oxidoreductase subunit N, giving the protein MNLNFDFASFYADWAVILPECFLFIWGALILAWATGKRDEAPGGSGVFAIATLLGVLATAVWVAITPDGAAFGGTFVFDRMSVVFKEIVLGAVLLAVISSIGTVGRLRAHRGEYYGLILMSAVGMMLMVSATELLTLYVSLELSTIVLYALAAFDKTNRRSGEAGLKYVILGGISSAILLYGIALLYGLTQSTDLQTIKTAVWGMYMDGPFPPGMTLALIFILAGFGFKLALAPFHMWVPDVYEGAPTPITAYLSVASKAAALAAFVRVFFVGLESAEGIWGHAIAALAALAMIVGNVTAIVQTNIKRMLAYSSVAQIGYVMVGAVALDAYGATAMAYYMLAYLFTNMGAFICVIAFSERTGSDEIMDYSGLARRSPMLAAFFTLFLISLTGIPPTAGFLAKYYVFLAGINAGYMWLVIVGLLTSVIALYYYATVIRRMYFPSDLGDMPFPVSRSLVTALTIAALGVLYFGIFPGAFVAFVQDAARQLLAAL; this is encoded by the coding sequence ATGAACCTTAACTTCGACTTCGCCAGCTTCTACGCCGACTGGGCGGTCATCCTGCCCGAGTGCTTCTTGTTTATCTGGGGCGCGTTGATCCTTGCCTGGGCGACCGGCAAGCGCGATGAGGCGCCGGGCGGGTCGGGTGTCTTTGCCATCGCCACACTGCTGGGCGTTTTAGCCACCGCGGTCTGGGTGGCGATCACCCCCGACGGCGCCGCGTTTGGCGGGACCTTTGTCTTCGACCGCATGTCGGTGGTCTTCAAGGAGATTGTGCTCGGCGCGGTCCTGCTGGCGGTCATTTCCTCGATCGGCACGGTGGGCCGTCTCCGCGCGCATCGCGGCGAATACTACGGCCTCATCCTGATGTCCGCCGTCGGCATGATGCTGATGGTCTCGGCCACCGAACTGCTGACGCTTTATGTCTCGCTCGAACTGTCGACCATCGTCCTCTATGCCCTGGCCGCCTTTGACAAGACCAACCGCCGCTCCGGCGAGGCGGGTCTGAAGTATGTAATCCTCGGCGGGATTTCGTCGGCGATCCTGCTGTATGGCATCGCGCTGCTTTATGGCCTCACGCAGAGCACCGATCTGCAGACGATCAAGACGGCGGTCTGGGGGATGTACATGGATGGCCCCTTCCCGCCCGGGATGACGCTGGCGTTGATCTTCATTCTGGCGGGATTCGGCTTCAAGTTGGCGCTGGCGCCGTTCCACATGTGGGTGCCGGATGTGTACGAGGGCGCGCCGACGCCGATCACCGCCTATTTGTCGGTGGCCTCCAAGGCCGCGGCCCTGGCCGCCTTTGTGCGCGTCTTCTTTGTCGGGCTCGAATCGGCCGAGGGGATCTGGGGACATGCGATCGCCGCGCTGGCGGCGCTGGCGATGATCGTCGGCAACGTCACCGCGATCGTGCAGACCAACATCAAGCGCATGCTCGCCTACTCGTCGGTGGCGCAGATCGGCTATGTGATGGTCGGCGCGGTGGCGCTGGACGCCTACGGCGCGACCGCCATGGCCTATTACATGCTCGCGTATCTGTTCACCAACATGGGCGCCTTCATCTGCGTGATCGCCTTCTCCGAGCGCACCGGCTCCGACGAGATCATGGACTACTCCGGTCTGGCGCGCCGTTCGCCGATGCTGGCCGCCTTCTTCACGCTCTTCCTCATCTCTCTCACCGGGATTCCCCCAACCGCGGGCTTCCTGGCCAAGTACTATGTCTTCCTCGCCGGCATCAATGCCGGTTACATGTGGCTGGTGATCGTCGGCCTGCTCACGTCGGTCATCGCGCTGTACTATTACGCGACGGTGATCCGCCGGATGTACTTTCCCTCCGATCTGGGCGACATGCCCTTCCCGGTCTCGCGCAGTCTGGTGACCGCGTTGACGATCGCGGCCTTGGGTGTTCTCTACTTCGGCATTTTCCCGGGCGCGTTTGTCGCGTTCGTGCAGGACGCCGCCCGTCAGTTGCTCGCCGCCTTGTAA
- a CDS encoding NADH-quinone oxidoreductase subunit M codes for MISGILSWMIFIPLIGMAVIMFLPKDNHRAIRGVTMAATIIPLLLSLMMLFSYDPSTHEFQFVEKAAWIPALNVNYHLGVDGLSVPMVVLTTLLCFLAALVSFNITNRVKEYFAFYLLLEAGMIGVFCALDFFLFYVFWEIMLVPMYFLIGIWGGPRKEYAAIKFFLYTLFGSIFMLVAILALYFTSTPHTLSIAEHIQRAPAMTHGFQIFAFVFFFIAFAIKIPTLPFHTWLPDAHVEAPTAVSVLLAGVLLKMGTYGLLRISFPMFPEATKYFAWPMAILGVAGIIYGAFVCMAQKDLKKLVAYSSVSHMGYCLLGMAAVGSVAGISGCMFQMVSHGLITGALFILVGVIYDRAHTRDIDAYGGMWLKVPVYSGVMILFVLGSLGLPGLSGFVSEFMVFLGAFPYFNVTVALGVIGVLLTAAYFLRMIQRMFLGTIAGHTEHLTEINARELWSVIPLAALMIALGVYPALLSDYIKATIENLVRVIGA; via the coding sequence ATGATATCGGGCATTCTCTCGTGGATGATCTTCATTCCGCTCATCGGCATGGCGGTGATCATGTTCCTGCCCAAGGACAATCACCGCGCCATCCGCGGCGTGACGATGGCCGCCACCATCATTCCGCTGTTGCTGTCGTTGATGATGTTGTTCTCCTACGACCCCAGCACGCATGAGTTCCAGTTTGTCGAAAAGGCCGCCTGGATCCCGGCGCTCAACGTCAACTACCACCTCGGCGTCGACGGGCTCTCGGTGCCGATGGTCGTCCTGACCACGCTGTTGTGCTTTCTGGCCGCGCTCGTCTCGTTTAACATCACCAACCGCGTCAAAGAGTATTTCGCCTTCTACCTGCTTTTGGAAGCGGGCATGATCGGCGTCTTTTGCGCCCTCGACTTCTTCCTCTTTTATGTGTTCTGGGAGATCATGCTGGTGCCGATGTACTTTCTGATCGGCATCTGGGGCGGGCCGCGCAAGGAGTACGCGGCCATCAAGTTCTTCCTCTACACGCTCTTCGGCTCGATCTTCATGCTGGTCGCCATCCTGGCGCTCTATTTCACCTCGACGCCGCATACGCTCTCGATCGCCGAGCACATCCAGCGCGCGCCGGCGATGACGCACGGCTTCCAGATTTTCGCCTTCGTCTTCTTCTTTATCGCCTTTGCGATCAAGATTCCCACGCTGCCGTTCCACACCTGGTTGCCCGATGCGCATGTCGAGGCCCCGACGGCGGTTTCGGTCTTGCTGGCCGGCGTGCTGCTGAAGATGGGGACCTATGGCCTTCTGCGGATATCGTTCCCGATGTTCCCCGAGGCGACCAAGTACTTCGCCTGGCCGATGGCGATCCTCGGCGTGGCCGGGATCATCTATGGCGCCTTTGTCTGCATGGCGCAGAAGGATTTGAAGAAGCTGGTCGCCTACTCTTCAGTCTCGCACATGGGCTACTGCCTGTTGGGCATGGCCGCGGTCGGATCGGTGGCCGGCATCTCCGGCTGCATGTTCCAGATGGTCTCCCACGGGCTGATCACGGGGGCGCTGTTTATCCTGGTGGGCGTGATTTACGACCGCGCCCACACGCGCGACATCGACGCCTATGGCGGCATGTGGCTGAAGGTCCCGGTCTATTCCGGCGTGATGATCCTGTTTGTCCTCGGCTCGCTCGGGTTGCCGGGGCTGTCGGGATTTGTGAGCGAGTTCATGGTCTTTCTGGGCGCCTTCCCGTATTTCAACGTGACGGTGGCCCTGGGCGTGATCGGCGTGCTTCTGACCGCCGCCTACTTCCTGCGCATGATCCAGCGCATGTTCCTGGGCACGATCGCCGGACACACCGAGCATCTGACCGAGATCAATGCCCGCGAACTGTGGAGCGTGATTCCGCTGGCGGCGCTGATGATCGCGCTGGGCGTCTATCCGGCGCTGCTGTCGGATTACATCAAGGCCACGATCGAAAACCTTGTGCGCGTGATCGGCGCATGA
- the nuoL gene encoding NADH-quinone oxidoreductase subunit L gives MLENAWLIPVFPLVAMAAIMLVTHRSRMLSAGLSIGAMAIAFVWSWAIAVTVWNNPQTLRFAFDWLNLGPSMHIVLGIQIDGLTAMMLIVVSTVALMVNIYSLGYMHGDPKFARFYGFLSLFGMAMLTLVLADNFFLMFVSWELVGLASYLLIGFWFEKKSASDAGKKAFITTRLGDLGFIIGLLMLYNAVGSFTFADVNNAVQAGALAGGYLTVAALCLFAGAVGKSAQVPLHVWLPDAMEGPTPVSALIHAATMVVAGVYLVARSLTLFAAAPDAAMTVAWIGMITSLMAATIGLVQNDIKRVLAYSTVSQLGYMIMALGLGGFTASMFHLMTHAFFKALLFLGAGSVIHAVHTNDIQEMGGLHAKMKKTSWTFLIAALAIAGVPPLSGFWSKDEIVAATAGHPVFTVLTLLVAFMTAFYMFRLYFLTFTGRPRDQHKFDHAHESPGVMTGPLIFLAVLSVISGFVGMPWLHYNFAAVVFRGEPHHAEFHLSTAVIATLVGLSGIGLAYLMYFKRSIDPDRIAASFQGLYRTLFNKYYFDEAYDALFIRPYYKICNGWFVFDQKIIDGLVNGLGDLGLLWSRINTWFDTYIVDGAVNGAGIVTRGFGLTIRHLQTGRVQNYAFIVFAALVIIWLLQ, from the coding sequence ATGTTAGAGAACGCCTGGCTCATACCGGTCTTCCCGCTCGTTGCGATGGCGGCCATCATGCTGGTCACCCACCGCAGCCGCATGCTGTCGGCCGGGCTGTCGATCGGCGCGATGGCGATCGCCTTTGTCTGGTCGTGGGCCATCGCCGTCACGGTCTGGAACAACCCGCAAACCCTGCGTTTCGCCTTCGACTGGCTCAACCTGGGCCCGTCGATGCACATCGTGCTCGGCATTCAGATCGACGGCCTCACCGCGATGATGTTGATCGTGGTCTCGACCGTCGCGCTGATGGTCAACATCTATTCGCTGGGGTACATGCACGGCGACCCGAAGTTCGCCCGCTTCTACGGTTTCCTGTCGCTGTTCGGCATGGCGATGCTCACCCTGGTATTGGCCGACAACTTCTTCCTGATGTTTGTCTCCTGGGAACTGGTCGGACTGGCGTCGTACCTGCTGATCGGTTTCTGGTTTGAGAAGAAGTCGGCCTCCGACGCCGGCAAGAAGGCGTTCATCACCACCCGGTTGGGCGACCTCGGTTTTATCATCGGCCTGCTGATGCTTTATAACGCGGTCGGCTCGTTCACCTTCGCCGACGTCAACAACGCGGTGCAGGCGGGCGCCCTGGCCGGCGGCTACCTGACCGTCGCCGCCCTCTGTCTGTTTGCCGGCGCGGTGGGCAAATCGGCGCAGGTGCCATTGCATGTCTGGCTCCCCGACGCGATGGAAGGCCCGACACCGGTGTCGGCGTTGATCCATGCCGCCACCATGGTGGTGGCCGGCGTGTACCTCGTGGCGCGTTCGCTCACGCTCTTTGCCGCCGCGCCCGACGCCGCGATGACCGTCGCCTGGATCGGCATGATCACCTCGCTTATGGCGGCGACCATCGGCCTGGTGCAAAACGACATCAAGCGCGTCCTGGCCTACTCGACCGTCTCGCAACTGGGCTATATGATCATGGCCCTGGGGCTGGGCGGTTTCACCGCCTCGATGTTCCATCTGATGACCCACGCCTTCTTCAAGGCGCTGCTGTTCCTCGGCGCCGGATCGGTCATCCACGCGGTGCACACCAACGACATTCAGGAAATGGGCGGGCTGCACGCCAAGATGAAGAAGACTTCCTGGACCTTCCTCATTGCGGCGTTGGCGATCGCCGGTGTGCCGCCGCTGTCGGGATTCTGGTCGAAGGACGAAATCGTGGCGGCCACCGCCGGGCATCCGGTCTTCACCGTGCTCACGCTCCTGGTCGCTTTCATGACCGCGTTCTACATGTTCCGTCTCTATTTCCTGACCTTCACCGGCCGTCCGCGCGACCAGCACAAGTTCGATCACGCTCATGAGTCGCCGGGCGTGATGACCGGCCCGCTCATCTTCCTGGCGGTGCTGTCGGTGATTTCGGGGTTTGTCGGGATGCCGTGGCTGCATTACAATTTCGCCGCCGTGGTCTTTCGCGGCGAGCCGCACCACGCCGAGTTCCATCTGTCGACCGCGGTGATCGCCACGCTCGTCGGGCTCTCCGGCATCGGGCTGGCGTACCTGATGTACTTCAAGCGCTCAATCGATCCGGACAGGATCGCCGCCTCGTTCCAGGGCCTCTATCGCACGCTGTTCAACAAGTATTACTTCGACGAGGCCTACGACGCGCTCTTCATCCGGCCCTACTATAAGATCTGCAACGGCTGGTTTGTGTTCGATCAGAAGATTATCGATGGGTTGGTCAACGGCTTGGGCGATCTCGGCTTGCTCTGGTCGAGGATCAACACCTGGTTTGACACCTATATCGTCGACGGCGCGGTCAACGGCGCCGGCATTGTCACGCGCGGCTTTGGCCTGACCATTCGCCATCTGCAGACCGGGCGGGTGCAGAACTACGCGTTCATCGTCTTTGCGGCGCTGGTGATTATCTGGCTGCTCCAATAG